A section of the Streptomyces xinghaiensis S187 genome encodes:
- the ndk gene encoding nucleoside-diphosphate kinase translates to MSQRTLVILKPDAVRRNLIGEIIGRIERKAGWRISALELRELSREVLEQHYGEHVGKPFYEPLVEFMSSGPVVVLAVEGERVVEGVRALAGPTDPIAAGPGSIRGDFGTIVRENLIHASDSEESAEREFKLFFPGVA, encoded by the coding sequence GTGAGCCAGCGCACGCTCGTCATCCTCAAGCCGGACGCGGTCAGGAGGAACCTGATCGGCGAGATCATCGGCCGTATCGAGCGGAAGGCGGGCTGGCGGATCAGCGCGCTCGAGCTGCGCGAGCTGAGCCGCGAGGTGCTGGAGCAGCACTACGGCGAGCACGTCGGCAAGCCGTTCTACGAGCCGCTGGTGGAGTTCATGTCCTCCGGCCCGGTCGTGGTGCTGGCCGTCGAGGGGGAACGGGTCGTCGAGGGCGTCCGCGCGCTGGCCGGCCCGACCGACCCGATCGCCGCCGGGCCCGGCAGCATCCGCGGCGATTTCGGCACCATCGTGCGGGAGAACCTCATCCACGCCTCGGACTCCGAGGAGTCCGCGGAGCGCGAGTTCAAGCTGTTCTTCCCCGGGGTGGCGTGA
- the mreC gene encoding rod shape-determining protein MreC — MRDTRESRLLLVLLIAIAFALITVDIRGGEESPLGGARQAAASAFGPVENGVASAVDPIGNAIGAVRDSGERHSRIAALERENAALKLRLGSDARTRSRAAELDKILRTAGAGQYSVKGAQVIAIGAAQGFSWTVTIDVGSDDGIARDMTVLNGDGLVGRVTTVGPSTATVLLANDPDFTVGTRLEGSGELGFATGQGGRDLRVQLLNGKTVVKKGDRMVTFGSQGGKPFVAGVPVGEVTRVDPSRGELTRTVQVRPFAGFTRLDLVGVVVKPPRKDPRDAVLPPKPKGPKPTPTVTVTATPTIPAPDGN, encoded by the coding sequence GTGAGGGACACACGAGAGAGCCGGCTGCTCCTGGTGCTGCTGATCGCCATCGCGTTCGCACTGATCACGGTGGACATCCGCGGCGGCGAGGAGTCACCGCTGGGCGGCGCCCGGCAGGCCGCCGCATCGGCCTTCGGGCCGGTGGAGAACGGGGTCGCGTCCGCCGTCGACCCGATCGGCAACGCCATCGGCGCCGTCCGCGACTCGGGCGAGCGGCACAGCCGTATCGCGGCCCTGGAACGGGAGAACGCCGCGCTGAAGCTCAGACTCGGCAGCGACGCGCGCACCCGCAGCCGGGCGGCCGAACTGGACAAGATCCTCAGGACCGCCGGCGCGGGCCAGTACAGCGTCAAGGGCGCCCAGGTCATCGCCATAGGGGCGGCCCAGGGCTTCTCCTGGACGGTCACCATCGACGTCGGCAGCGACGACGGCATCGCCCGCGACATGACCGTGCTCAACGGCGACGGCCTCGTCGGGCGCGTCACCACCGTCGGCCCCTCGACCGCCACCGTGCTGCTCGCCAACGACCCCGACTTCACCGTCGGCACCCGGCTGGAGGGCAGCGGCGAACTCGGCTTCGCCACCGGCCAGGGCGGCCGCGACCTCCGCGTCCAGCTGCTCAACGGAAAGACCGTGGTCAAGAAGGGCGACCGGATGGTCACCTTCGGCTCACAGGGCGGCAAGCCCTTCGTCGCCGGCGTCCCCGTGGGCGAGGTCACCCGCGTCGACCCCTCCCGGGGCGAGCTGACCCGTACGGTGCAGGTCCGGCCCTTCGCCGGCTTCACCCGGCTCGACCTCGTCGGCGTCGTCGTCAAACCGCCGCGCAAGGACCCGCGCGACGCCGTGCTGCCGCCCAAGCCGAAGGGGCCCAAGCCCACCCCCACGGTGACGGTCACCGCCACGCCCACCATCCCCGCTCCCGACGGGAACTGA
- the folC gene encoding bifunctional tetrahydrofolate synthase/dihydrofolate synthase, protein MSERAPHGNPEPDEPDDPFEKIVEAETGRDPDLAVIEAGSRTLRTQAGPLGADEAPARPEDPETDRLLREAETELAGRWPETKLEPSLTRISALMDVLGEPQRSYPSIHITGTNGKTSTARMIEALLTAFDLRTGRYTSPHVQSVTERISIDGAPVAAEKFIETYRDLVPFVEMVDTAQEHRLSFFEVLTGMAFAAFADAPVDVAVVEVGMGGSWDATNVIEAGVAVVTPIDLDHTDRLGGSPGEIAVEKAGIIKQGATVVLAQQPVDAAQAMLKKAVEVDATVAREGMEFGVTAREIAVGGQMVSLRGLGGEYPDIFLPLHGAHQAHNAAVALAAVEAFFGIGSEHARTLDAETVRTAFASVVSPGRMEIVRKSPTVVLDAAHNPAGARAAAGTVTEAFGFSRLIGVVGPSAGKDVKGLLEAFEPVFHEVVVTRNSTHRAMDVDELAALAVEVFGEDRVQVEPRLDDALEAAITLAEEGGEFAAAGVLVTGSVITVGEARLLLGKGRG, encoded by the coding sequence GTGAGTGAGCGCGCCCCGCACGGGAATCCCGAACCCGACGAACCCGACGACCCCTTCGAGAAGATCGTCGAGGCGGAGACCGGCCGCGATCCGGACCTGGCGGTGATCGAGGCCGGGAGCCGCACCCTGCGCACCCAGGCCGGTCCGCTCGGGGCCGACGAGGCCCCCGCCCGCCCGGAGGACCCGGAGACCGACCGTCTGCTCCGCGAGGCCGAGACCGAGCTGGCGGGCCGCTGGCCGGAGACGAAGCTGGAGCCGTCCCTCACCCGCATCAGTGCGCTGATGGACGTCCTCGGCGAGCCGCAGCGCTCCTACCCGTCGATCCACATCACCGGCACTAACGGCAAGACCAGCACCGCCCGCATGATCGAGGCCCTGCTGACCGCCTTCGACCTGCGCACCGGGCGCTACACCAGCCCGCACGTCCAGTCGGTGACCGAGCGCATCAGCATCGACGGGGCGCCCGTCGCCGCGGAGAAGTTCATCGAGACCTACCGCGATCTCGTGCCCTTCGTGGAGATGGTCGACACCGCGCAGGAGCACCGGCTCTCCTTCTTCGAGGTGCTCACCGGCATGGCGTTCGCCGCCTTCGCCGACGCGCCCGTGGACGTCGCGGTCGTCGAGGTCGGCATGGGCGGCAGCTGGGACGCCACCAACGTCATCGAGGCCGGCGTCGCCGTCGTTACGCCCATCGACCTCGACCACACCGACCGGCTCGGCGGCTCGCCCGGCGAGATCGCCGTGGAGAAGGCCGGGATCATCAAGCAGGGAGCCACGGTCGTTCTCGCCCAGCAGCCGGTGGACGCCGCGCAGGCGATGCTCAAGAAGGCCGTGGAGGTGGACGCCACCGTGGCCCGCGAGGGCATGGAGTTCGGCGTGACCGCCCGGGAGATCGCGGTCGGCGGGCAGATGGTGTCGCTGCGCGGCCTCGGCGGGGAGTACCCGGATATCTTCCTGCCGCTGCACGGCGCGCACCAGGCGCACAACGCGGCGGTCGCGCTGGCCGCCGTCGAGGCGTTCTTCGGCATCGGCTCCGAGCACGCCCGCACGCTGGACGCCGAGACGGTCCGCACGGCCTTCGCCTCGGTGGTCTCGCCGGGCCGGATGGAGATCGTGCGGAAGAGTCCGACGGTCGTGCTGGACGCGGCGCACAACCCGGCGGGGGCCCGTGCGGCGGCGGGGACGGTCACCGAGGCGTTCGGCTTCAGCCGGCTGATCGGCGTGGTCGGCCCGAGCGCCGGGAAGGACGTCAAGGGCCTGCTGGAGGCCTTCGAACCGGTGTTCCACGAGGTCGTGGTCACCCGCAACTCCACCCACCGGGCCATGGACGTGGACGAACTGGCGGCGCTCGCCGTCGAGGTGTTCGGCGAGGACCGGGTGCAGGTCGAGCCCCGGCTGGACGACGCGCTGGAGGCCGCGATCACCCTGGCCGAGGAGGGCGGCGAGTTCGCCGCCGCGGGTGTGCTGGTGACGGGTTCCGTGATCACGGTGGGCGAGGCCCGGCTGCTGCTGGGGAAGGGCAGGGGCTGA
- the mrdA gene encoding penicillin-binding protein 2 gives MSNIPETGRTSRVTIRLIAIQILVFSLLATLAGRLWFIQIRNGDEYTAEAAGNHVQQVVKPAVRGSILDARGVPLADNETRLVVSASRTELLKMRDDGEAVLTRLAGVLGMEPREVLEKVRLCDAETKQPCWNGSPYQPIPITDEATAQQALTIRERAEDFPGITAEPTAVRRYAAPAGADTAQVLGYLSPVTDEEIKKAEDTDSPFLRSDQVGRSGLERSYDEWLRGKAGVTRYEVDKLGRVMGMTESDPAVAGHNVITSIDARVQALAEKELHQAMKEARKQHDRNTNRNYEADAGAVVVMEAKTGRVVAMASNPDYDPNAWVGGISGSDYAKMTNKKSNYPLLNRAIQGQAAPGSIFKVIPTAAAVKAGYDFNGNYACTSSYSIGNQVFKNFESQDHGMIDLGRALEVSCDTVFYRLSHQEWRKDGGLKPKKNAKDWFYETAHEFGLGKKTGIDLPNEVSGRVPDRQWKKDFWKANKDNWCERAKQWPKKKDYVTVLSRENCLAGMKLHAYDSVNYSIGQGDTLVTPVQMASIYAALSNGGTIHTPTVGKAVVSPDGKEIEEIEPEASGKLPVDKKTMRQIDKALEGVATRGTAAWRFGGWPQDKIPMHAKTGTAEVYGKQTTSWFATYTEDYAIVMTISQGGTGSGASGPAVRNIYNALYGIDEKGGINKKKALLPKPQKNLPEIREDGSIKAAALPKAGRRGGE, from the coding sequence GTGAGCAACATTCCGGAGACCGGGCGGACCTCCCGTGTCACCATCCGGCTCATCGCCATCCAGATACTGGTCTTCTCCCTCCTCGCCACCCTCGCCGGGCGGCTCTGGTTCATCCAGATCCGCAACGGCGACGAGTACACGGCCGAGGCCGCGGGCAACCACGTCCAGCAGGTCGTCAAGCCGGCCGTCCGCGGTTCCATCCTCGACGCCCGCGGCGTGCCGCTCGCCGACAACGAGACCCGTCTCGTCGTCTCCGCCAGCCGCACCGAGCTGCTGAAGATGAGGGACGACGGAGAGGCCGTGCTGACCCGCCTCGCCGGGGTGCTCGGCATGGAGCCCCGGGAGGTCCTGGAGAAGGTCCGCCTCTGCGACGCCGAGACCAAGCAGCCCTGCTGGAACGGCTCCCCCTACCAGCCCATCCCGATCACCGACGAGGCCACGGCCCAGCAGGCGCTGACGATCCGCGAGCGCGCCGAGGACTTCCCCGGCATCACCGCCGAACCCACCGCCGTACGCCGCTACGCCGCGCCCGCCGGCGCCGACACCGCGCAGGTCCTCGGCTATCTGTCGCCGGTCACCGACGAGGAGATCAAGAAGGCCGAGGACACCGACTCGCCCTTCCTCCGCTCCGACCAGGTCGGCCGCTCCGGCCTGGAACGGTCCTACGACGAGTGGCTGCGCGGCAAGGCCGGCGTGACCCGCTACGAGGTGGACAAGCTCGGCCGGGTGATGGGCATGACCGAGAGCGACCCGGCCGTGGCCGGGCACAACGTGATCACGAGCATCGACGCCCGGGTGCAGGCGCTCGCCGAGAAGGAACTGCACCAGGCCATGAAGGAAGCCCGCAAGCAGCACGACCGCAACACCAACCGCAACTACGAGGCGGACGCGGGCGCCGTCGTCGTGATGGAGGCCAAGACCGGCCGGGTGGTCGCCATGGCCTCCAACCCGGACTACGACCCCAACGCCTGGGTCGGCGGCATCTCCGGCAGCGACTACGCCAAGATGACCAACAAGAAGTCCAACTACCCGCTGCTCAACCGGGCGATCCAGGGACAGGCCGCCCCCGGCTCGATCTTCAAGGTCATCCCGACCGCCGCCGCGGTCAAGGCCGGCTACGACTTCAACGGCAACTACGCCTGCACCAGCTCGTACAGCATCGGCAACCAGGTCTTCAAGAACTTCGAGTCGCAGGACCACGGCATGATCGACCTCGGCCGGGCGCTGGAGGTCTCCTGCGACACCGTCTTCTACCGTCTCTCCCACCAGGAGTGGCGCAAGGACGGCGGTCTCAAGCCGAAGAAGAACGCCAAGGACTGGTTCTACGAGACCGCTCACGAGTTCGGGCTCGGCAAGAAGACCGGCATCGACCTCCCCAACGAGGTCAGCGGCCGCGTCCCCGACCGGCAGTGGAAGAAGGACTTCTGGAAGGCCAACAAGGACAACTGGTGCGAGCGCGCCAAGCAGTGGCCCAAGAAGAAGGACTACGTCACCGTGCTCTCCCGGGAGAACTGCCTGGCCGGCATGAAGCTGCACGCCTATGACTCGGTGAACTACTCCATCGGCCAGGGCGACACCCTCGTCACCCCCGTCCAGATGGCGTCCATCTACGCGGCCCTCAGTAACGGCGGCACCATCCACACCCCCACCGTCGGCAAGGCGGTCGTGAGCCCCGACGGCAAGGAGATCGAGGAGATCGAGCCCGAGGCGAGCGGCAAGCTGCCGGTGGACAAGAAGACGATGCGGCAGATCGACAAGGCGCTCGAGGGCGTCGCCACCCGGGGCACCGCCGCCTGGCGGTTCGGCGGCTGGCCGCAGGACAAGATCCCGATGCACGCCAAGACCGGTACCGCGGAGGTCTACGGCAAGCAGACGACCTCCTGGTTCGCCACGTACACCGAGGACTACGCGATCGTCATGACGATCTCCCAGGGCGGCACCGGCTCCGGCGCCTCCGGCCCCGCGGTGCGCAACATCTACAACGCCCTCTACGGCATCGACGAGAAGGGCGGCATCAACAAGAAGAAGGCGCTGCTGCCCAAGCCCCAGAAGAACCTGCCCGAGATCCGCGAGGACGGTTCGATCAAGGCCGCCGCGCTGCCCAAGGCGGGACGGAGGGGCGGCGAGTGA
- a CDS encoding DUF4233 domain-containing protein: MRTLCASTLIGEFFVIGFAGLVAMRTSDLSAGLVWTVSGTAMVLCLALAGVLSRPGAVGTGWALQVALIASGVVVPMMFFLGAVFAGLWWASVHYGRKIDEAKARHAASAAA, encoded by the coding sequence ATGCGGACGCTGTGTGCGAGCACGCTGATCGGCGAGTTCTTCGTGATCGGCTTCGCGGGGCTGGTCGCGATGCGGACCTCGGACCTCTCCGCCGGCCTCGTCTGGACGGTCAGCGGGACCGCGATGGTGCTCTGCCTGGCCCTGGCCGGTGTGCTGTCCCGGCCGGGCGCGGTGGGGACCGGCTGGGCGCTGCAGGTGGCGCTCATCGCCAGTGGCGTGGTGGTGCCGATGATGTTCTTCCTCGGCGCCGTCTTCGCGGGCCTGTGGTGGGCCTCGGTGCACTACGGCCGCAAGATCGACGAGGCGAAGGCCCGGCACGCCGCGAGCGCCGCGGCCTGA
- a CDS encoding valine--tRNA ligase, giving the protein MTDNSQRPGTGAHSSAPANLPTQYAPADAEGPLYERWVERGYFEADAKSGKEPYTIVIPPPNVTGSLHLGHAFEHTLIDALTRRKRMQGYETLWQPGMDHAGIATQNVVERELAKEGKSRHDLGREAFTERVWKWKAESGGQISGQMKRLGDGVAWSRERFTMDEGLSRAVQTIFKRLYDDELIYRAERIINWCPRCLTAISDIEVEYQDDEGELVSIRYGEGENSIVVATTRAETMLGDTAVAVHPDDDRYRHLVGTEIELPLTGRRIPVVADEHVDPEFGTGAVKVTPAHDPNDFEIGRRHGLPNLTVMDEHAVITAHGPFQGLDRLEARSAIVAALRAEGRITAEKRPYTHSVGHCSRCKTTIEPRLSMQWWVRVGPLAKAAGDAVRDGRVAIHPKEMESRYFGWVDNLHDWCISRQLWWGHRIPVWYGPNGETVCVGPDEQPPSGEGWQQDSDVLDTWFSSGLWPFSTLGWPERTESLEKFYPNSVLVTGYDILFFWVARMMMFGLYAMDGTPPFHTIALHGMVRDQFGKKMSKSFGNAVNPLDWMDKYGSDAVRFTLARGANPGVDVPIGEDWVQASRNFANKIWNATRFALMNGATVEGELPAAERRSAADRWILSRLNAVVAEVDAYYDDYQFAKLSDTLFHFAWDEVFDWYVELTKTVFQAGGPAAEVSRRVLGEVLDVTLRLLHPVIPFVTETLWTTLTGRESVVIAEWPTDSGFRDAAAEREIETVQQVVTEVRRFRADQGLQPGQKVPARLDLAGTDLAGHEPAIRQLLRLQPEGEDFTSTATLPVAGATVALDLSGTIDVAAERKRLTKDLAAAEKEKAQATAKLGNGAFLAKAPDHVVDKIRTRLSTAEADIERITAQLAGLPQG; this is encoded by the coding sequence GTGACCGACAACTCCCAGCGCCCCGGGACCGGGGCCCACAGCAGCGCCCCCGCCAACCTGCCGACCCAGTACGCACCGGCCGACGCGGAGGGGCCGCTCTACGAGCGCTGGGTAGAACGGGGTTACTTCGAGGCGGACGCGAAGAGCGGCAAAGAGCCCTACACCATCGTCATCCCCCCGCCCAACGTCACCGGCTCCCTCCACCTCGGCCACGCGTTCGAGCACACGCTCATCGACGCCCTCACCCGCCGCAAGCGGATGCAGGGCTACGAGACGCTGTGGCAGCCCGGCATGGACCACGCCGGCATCGCCACGCAGAACGTCGTCGAGCGCGAGCTGGCCAAGGAGGGCAAGTCCCGGCACGACCTGGGCCGCGAGGCGTTCACCGAGCGGGTCTGGAAGTGGAAGGCCGAGTCCGGCGGGCAGATCTCCGGCCAGATGAAGCGCCTGGGCGACGGCGTCGCCTGGTCCCGTGAGCGCTTCACCATGGACGAGGGCCTCTCCCGCGCCGTCCAGACCATCTTCAAGCGGCTCTACGACGACGAGCTGATCTACCGCGCCGAACGCATCATCAACTGGTGCCCGCGCTGCCTCACCGCCATCTCGGACATCGAGGTCGAGTACCAGGACGACGAGGGCGAACTGGTCTCCATCCGCTACGGCGAGGGCGAGAACTCCATCGTCGTCGCCACCACCCGCGCGGAGACGATGCTCGGCGACACCGCCGTCGCCGTCCACCCGGACGACGACCGCTACCGCCACCTCGTCGGCACCGAGATCGAACTGCCGCTCACCGGCCGCCGCATCCCGGTCGTCGCCGACGAGCACGTCGACCCGGAGTTCGGCACCGGCGCCGTCAAGGTGACGCCCGCCCATGACCCGAACGACTTCGAGATCGGCCGGCGGCACGGCCTGCCCAACCTCACGGTCATGGACGAGCACGCGGTCATCACCGCGCACGGCCCGTTCCAGGGGCTGGACCGGCTGGAGGCGCGCAGCGCCATCGTCGCCGCGCTCCGCGCCGAGGGCCGGATCACCGCGGAGAAGCGCCCGTACACGCACTCCGTCGGCCACTGCTCGCGCTGCAAGACGACCATCGAGCCGCGGCTGTCGATGCAGTGGTGGGTCAGGGTCGGCCCGCTGGCGAAGGCCGCGGGCGACGCCGTCCGCGACGGCCGGGTCGCCATCCACCCCAAGGAGATGGAGTCCCGCTACTTCGGCTGGGTCGACAACCTCCACGACTGGTGCATCTCGCGGCAGCTGTGGTGGGGCCACCGCATCCCGGTCTGGTACGGCCCGAACGGCGAGACGGTCTGCGTCGGCCCGGACGAGCAGCCGCCGTCCGGCGAGGGCTGGCAGCAGGACAGCGACGTCCTGGACACCTGGTTCTCCTCCGGCCTCTGGCCGTTCTCCACCCTCGGCTGGCCCGAACGGACCGAGAGCCTGGAGAAGTTCTATCCCAACTCGGTTCTGGTCACCGGCTACGACATCCTCTTCTTCTGGGTCGCCCGGATGATGATGTTCGGCCTGTACGCGATGGACGGCACCCCGCCGTTCCACACCATCGCCCTGCACGGCATGGTCCGCGACCAGTTCGGCAAGAAGATGTCGAAGTCCTTCGGCAACGCGGTCAACCCGCTGGACTGGATGGACAAGTACGGCTCCGACGCCGTCCGCTTCACCCTGGCCCGCGGCGCCAACCCCGGGGTCGACGTCCCCATCGGCGAGGACTGGGTCCAGGCGTCCCGCAACTTCGCCAACAAGATCTGGAACGCCACCCGCTTCGCGCTGATGAACGGCGCCACGGTCGAGGGCGAACTCCCCGCGGCGGAGCGCCGGTCGGCGGCCGACCGCTGGATCCTCTCCCGGCTGAACGCGGTCGTCGCCGAGGTCGACGCCTACTACGACGACTACCAGTTCGCCAAGCTCAGCGACACCCTCTTCCACTTCGCCTGGGACGAGGTCTTCGACTGGTACGTCGAGCTGACCAAGACGGTCTTCCAGGCCGGCGGCCCCGCCGCCGAGGTCTCCCGCCGGGTCCTGGGCGAGGTCCTCGACGTCACGCTGCGCCTGCTGCACCCGGTGATCCCGTTCGTCACCGAGACGCTGTGGACCACCCTGACCGGCCGCGAGTCGGTCGTCATCGCCGAGTGGCCCACCGACAGCGGCTTCCGCGACGCCGCCGCCGAGCGGGAGATCGAAACGGTCCAGCAGGTGGTCACCGAGGTCCGCCGGTTCCGCGCCGACCAGGGGCTCCAGCCCGGCCAGAAGGTCCCCGCCCGGCTGGACCTGGCGGGCACGGACCTCGCGGGGCACGAGCCCGCCATCCGGCAGCTGCTCCGCCTCCAGCCGGAGGGGGAGGACTTCACGTCCACCGCCACCCTGCCGGTCGCGGGCGCCACGGTCGCGCTGGACCTCTCCGGCACGATCGACGTGGCGGCCGAGCGGAAGCGGCTCACCAAGGACCTGGCCGCCGCCGAGAAGGAGAAGGCCCAGGCCACGGCCAAGCTCGGCAACGGCGCGTTCCTGGCCAAGGCCCCGGACCACGTCGTGGACAAGATCCGTACCCGGCTGAGCACCGCCGAGGCGGACATCGAGCGCATCACCGCCCAGCTCGCGGGCCTTCCGCAGGGCTGA
- the mreD gene encoding rod shape-determining protein MreD produces the protein MRLNRILLSAALVVVALVLQVSVLARLQLPGAVPDLTLLVVLGLALVYGHVSGALIGFTAGLLADLAPPADHAVGRYALVLCVIGYLAGLAKPESGRLRSATAPLLAVVLAAVGTTLLYAGVGALVGDTSARQVGLAGLLATAALYDLLLAPFVVPGVMALARRTESDPLAESAGGTGSGKGAYGNWLSAGTGQRLGTGRGGRFGGRIGGQRGGLLGGTQRGGLLGGGRPAKVRAARVKGVKRL, from the coding sequence ATGCGCCTCAACCGGATCCTGCTCTCCGCGGCCCTCGTCGTCGTCGCCCTCGTCCTCCAGGTGAGCGTTCTCGCCCGGCTGCAGCTGCCCGGCGCCGTCCCCGACCTGACCCTCCTGGTGGTGCTCGGGCTGGCCCTGGTCTACGGCCATGTGAGCGGCGCCCTCATCGGCTTCACCGCCGGGCTCCTCGCCGACCTCGCGCCCCCGGCCGACCACGCCGTCGGCCGCTACGCCCTGGTCCTCTGCGTGATCGGCTACCTCGCCGGCCTGGCCAAGCCCGAGAGCGGACGGCTCCGCTCGGCCACCGCCCCGCTGCTCGCCGTCGTCCTCGCGGCCGTCGGCACCACCCTGCTCTACGCGGGCGTCGGCGCCCTCGTCGGCGACACCTCCGCCCGCCAGGTCGGCCTCGCCGGCCTCCTCGCCACCGCGGCCCTCTACGACCTGCTGCTGGCGCCCTTCGTCGTCCCCGGGGTGATGGCGCTGGCCCGCCGCACCGAGAGCGATCCGCTGGCGGAGTCCGCCGGCGGCACGGGCAGCGGCAAGGGCGCGTACGGCAACTGGCTGAGCGCCGGCACCGGGCAGCGGCTGGGCACCGGACGCGGCGGCCGGTTCGGGGGCCGTATCGGCGGCCAGCGGGGCGGACTGCTGGGCGGCACCCAGCGCGGCGGGCTGCTCGGCGGCGGCCGGCCGGCCAAGGTGCGGGCGGCCCGCGTCAAGGGGGTCAAGCGACTGTGA
- a CDS encoding rod shape-determining protein, whose product MSFIGRDMAVDLGTANTLVYVRGRGIVLNEPSVVAINTNTGGILAVGAEAKKMIGRTPGNIVAVRPLKDGVIADFEITERMLRYFILKIHKRRYLARPRVVVCVPSGITGVERRAVIEASTQAGARQVHIIEEPMAAAIGSGLPVHEATGNMVVDIGGGTTEVAVISLGGIVTAQSIRVAGDELDNAIIQHIKKEYSLLLGERSAENIKITIGSAFDSGEDEHTEIRGRDLVSGLPKTVVISSGEVRKAMEEPVHSIVDAVKTTLDKCPPELSGDIMDRGIVLTGGGALLRGLDERLRQETGMPIHIAENPLDSVALGSGKCVEEFEALQQVLDSQPRR is encoded by the coding sequence ATGTCGTTCATCGGCCGTGACATGGCTGTCGACCTCGGCACCGCGAACACCCTGGTGTATGTCCGAGGCCGCGGCATCGTCCTCAATGAGCCCTCGGTCGTCGCCATCAACACGAATACCGGCGGAATTCTGGCGGTCGGCGCCGAGGCGAAGAAGATGATCGGCCGCACCCCCGGGAACATCGTCGCCGTCCGACCGCTCAAGGACGGTGTCATCGCCGACTTCGAGATCACCGAGCGGATGCTCCGCTACTTCATCCTCAAGATCCACAAGCGGCGCTATCTGGCCCGCCCGCGGGTGGTGGTCTGCGTGCCGTCCGGGATCACCGGGGTCGAGCGCCGTGCCGTGATCGAGGCGTCCACGCAGGCCGGTGCCCGGCAGGTGCACATCATCGAGGAGCCGATGGCCGCCGCGATCGGCTCCGGCCTCCCGGTCCACGAGGCCACCGGCAACATGGTCGTGGACATCGGCGGCGGCACCACCGAGGTCGCCGTGATCTCCCTCGGCGGCATCGTCACCGCCCAGTCGATCCGGGTCGCGGGGGACGAGCTCGACAACGCAATCATCCAGCACATCAAGAAGGAGTACAGCCTCCTCCTCGGTGAGCGCTCGGCCGAGAACATCAAGATCACCATCGGCTCCGCCTTCGACTCCGGCGAGGACGAGCACACCGAGATCCGGGGCCGGGACCTCGTCAGCGGTCTGCCGAAGACCGTGGTCATCTCCTCCGGCGAGGTCCGCAAGGCCATGGAGGAGCCCGTCCACTCCATCGTCGACGCCGTCAAGACCACCCTCGACAAGTGCCCGCCGGAGCTGTCCGGCGACATCATGGACCGCGGCATCGTCCTCACCGGCGGCGGCGCCCTGCTCCGCGGGCTCGACGAGCGGCTGCGCCAGGAGACGGGCATGCCGATCCACATCGCCGAGAACCCCCTCGACTCCGTCGCGCTCGGCTCGGGCAAGTGCGTGGAGGAGTTCGAGGCGCTCCAGCAGGTGCTGGACTCCCAGCCCCGCCGCTAG